The sequence GTGTCGGGCGCGAACAGCTCCTCCTCGAGCGCCATCACCGCCGGCAGGTCGGCCGGCCGCATCGACCGGAGCCGGGTCACCGCGTCACCGGCTTGATCGACGTCGGCGGGACGGCGTCCGGGCGGCGCAGGTAGAGCGGCACCAACGGCCCGGCGCAGGACGGGTCGGCCAGCTGGGGGCGGGCGGCGCGCAGCAGCCCGGCGGTGGTGACCTCGGCCGGCACCACGTCTGCTCTCAGCCGACCGGCGAAGGCCGGGTCGCCCACGAACGGCCCGGGCAGCTCGAGCTCCTCGGGCCGGACGACCGCCGGGCCCTCGGTGCGCACGCCGTCCGCGTCGTAGGAGGCCCAGTAGACCTCCTTGCGCCGGGCATCGGTGACCACCGTGCGGGCCCCGGACCCCACCGCGTCCAGCGAGCACACCCCGACCACCGGAAGGCCCCGGGCGTCGGCCAGCGCGGCGGCGGTCACCACCCCGACCCGCAGCCCGGTGAACGGCCCGGGGCCGAGACCGGTGACCACGGCGTCGAGGTCGCCCAGCGCCAGGCCGGCGTCGGCGAGCACGCCCTGGATCGCGGGCGTGAGCAGCTCGGCGTGCTTCGTCCCCGACGGCACCGCCCGCTCGGCGAGCACCGTGGCACCGGCGTCGGCCGCCCAGCGGGCCAGCCCGGCGAC is a genomic window of Blastococcus sp. HT6-30 containing:
- the tsaB gene encoding tRNA (adenosine(37)-N6)-threonylcarbamoyltransferase complex dimerization subunit type 1 TsaB; its protein translation is MLVLALDTATPTLVAGLARWAADAGATVLAERAVPSGTKHAELLTPAIQGVLADAGLALGDLDAVVTGLGPGPFTGLRVGVVTAAALADARGLPVVGVCSLDAVGSGARTVVTDARRKEVYWASYDADGVRTEGPAVVRPEELELPGPFVGDPAFAGRLRADVVPAEVTTAGLLRAARPQLADPSCAGPLVPLYLRRPDAVPPTSIKPVTR